The proteins below are encoded in one region of Cloacibacillus sp.:
- a CDS encoding FumA C-terminus/TtdB family hydratase beta subunit, with amino-acid sequence MSEIKKVTLPLDDDTAASLRAGDIVLLTGKILVGRDAAHKRIAAALAAGGAPPFSIENEIIYYAGPAPTPPGAVIGPIGPTTSGRMDPYTPLLLSKGLRGMIGKGMRSGEVLEAIRQYKAVYFGATGGTAVLLADSVKASEKVAYEDLGPEAVLRLTVCDMPLVVLADCHGGNLYESGPEEVRKTFLQPGV; translated from the coding sequence ATGAGTGAGATAAAAAAGGTGACTCTGCCGCTTGACGACGATACGGCGGCCTCTTTGCGCGCAGGCGACATAGTTTTGCTTACGGGAAAGATTCTTGTCGGGCGCGACGCGGCCCACAAAAGAATTGCGGCAGCCCTGGCCGCCGGCGGCGCGCCGCCCTTTTCCATTGAAAATGAAATTATCTATTACGCGGGGCCGGCTCCTACTCCGCCCGGCGCAGTAATCGGCCCTATCGGCCCTACGACGAGCGGCAGGATGGACCCCTATACGCCTCTTCTTTTGTCGAAAGGGCTTCGCGGCATGATAGGCAAGGGGATGAGAAGCGGCGAGGTGCTTGAGGCCATCCGCCAGTACAAGGCCGTCTATTTCGGCGCCACAGGCGGTACGGCGGTGCTTCTTGCCGATTCCGTAAAGGCGTCGGAGAAGGTGGCATACGAAGATTTGGGCCCCGAGGCCGTGCTGCGCCTTACGGTTTGTGATATGCCGCTTGTCGTGCTTGCCGACTGCCACGGCGGAAACCTCTATGAAAGCGGCCCCGAAGAGGTAAGAAAAACATTTTTACAGCCCGGCGTATAG
- a CDS encoding MFS transporter: protein SLQCFMGGLGGMCATRPMAVAFGFFGWRPVFVALAFFCLAISALIWFSVPKYAAQAKTRHVGFMKLLLQMFSYFKDRRFWDAAAISTCAQAVMFSFLYLWIAPWMHDVAGMESREAEFYMMLAFFGTALGYLLNGILADFLKRRAGLSWERLYLLSGLLLTILLGLICAINGRAAAPLWGVVMFLCNMTMISFPIMRTLYAENEVGRVLSLLNFTIFLCSFLAQWFIGAVLECYPVTRAGFSPAGYQAAIAVIVALNAAGVLWYAYSMKRTKTA from the coding sequence ACAGCCTGCAGTGCTTCATGGGCGGGCTGGGCGGCATGTGCGCGACGCGCCCTATGGCGGTAGCCTTCGGATTTTTTGGCTGGAGGCCGGTTTTTGTAGCTCTTGCTTTTTTCTGCCTTGCGATTTCTGCGCTCATTTGGTTTTCCGTGCCGAAGTATGCCGCGCAGGCTAAGACGCGGCACGTCGGTTTTATGAAACTTCTTTTGCAGATGTTTTCTTATTTCAAAGACCGGCGCTTCTGGGACGCGGCGGCAATTTCTACATGCGCTCAGGCCGTAATGTTCTCCTTTTTGTATCTGTGGATAGCGCCGTGGATGCACGACGTAGCCGGCATGGAAAGCCGTGAGGCGGAGTTTTATATGATGCTTGCCTTTTTCGGCACGGCGCTTGGATATCTGCTGAACGGCATTCTGGCCGATTTTTTAAAAAGACGCGCGGGGCTTTCATGGGAGCGTCTTTATCTTCTCTCCGGCCTTTTGCTGACGATCCTGCTTGGCCTCATCTGCGCCATAAACGGCAGGGCCGCAGCGCCTCTTTGGGGCGTCGTCATGTTCCTCTGTAATATGACGATGATATCTTTTCCCATAATGCGTACACTATACGCGGAAAACGAAGTGGGGCGCGTGTTGTCGCTGCTTAATTTCACAATATTTTTATGTTCGTTTTTAGCTCAGTGGTTCATTGGCGCGGTGCTTGAATGCTATCCTGTGACGCGGGCCGGTTTTTCGCCCGCCGGTTATCAGGCGGCCATCGCCGTCATAGTAGCGCTGAACGCGGCCGGCGTCCTCTGGTATGCTTATTCTATGAAGAGGACGAAAACTGCGTAA
- a CDS encoding fumarate hydratase: MSKIYHITADEVRKKVCELALMANMYLPEDVSCALREAKAAERSPLARSVYDEIIKNAELAAQKYMPICQDCGMAVLFINIGQDLHVEGGDVEAAVNDGVRDAYKSGSLRKSVVADPLIDRVNTGDNTPAVIHWRIVPGHSLDIAITPKGMGSENMSRIYMLKPADGAEGVIKAVVETVRLAGSNPCPPIVIGVGIGGNFETAPLAAKSALLRRCGERNPTPAYAEMEEKIINEVNRLCIGPAGIGGTVTAIDARIEARPTHIAGMPVAVNLCCHALRHARGTLDGRCENE; encoded by the coding sequence ATGTCGAAAATTTATCACATCACCGCGGACGAGGTTCGGAAAAAGGTCTGCGAGCTTGCGCTCATGGCGAACATGTATCTGCCCGAGGACGTATCTTGCGCTCTGCGTGAGGCTAAGGCCGCCGAGCGTTCGCCTCTTGCGCGTTCCGTATACGATGAGATCATAAAGAACGCGGAGCTTGCGGCGCAGAAGTATATGCCTATATGTCAGGACTGCGGTATGGCGGTGCTTTTTATCAACATAGGTCAGGACCTGCACGTGGAGGGCGGAGACGTCGAAGCCGCCGTAAACGACGGGGTGCGCGACGCCTATAAGAGCGGCTCGCTGCGCAAGTCAGTCGTGGCCGACCCTCTCATAGACCGCGTGAACACGGGAGACAACACTCCGGCCGTTATCCACTGGCGGATAGTGCCGGGGCATTCTCTTGATATAGCTATAACGCCGAAGGGCATGGGCAGCGAGAACATGAGCCGCATCTATATGCTGAAGCCGGCGGACGGTGCGGAGGGCGTCATAAAAGCGGTGGTTGAGACGGTGCGCCTTGCCGGTTCAAACCCGTGCCCGCCCATAGTTATCGGGGTAGGCATCGGCGGCAACTTTGAAACAGCTCCGCTTGCGGCAAAGAGCGCGCTTCTGCGGCGCTGCGGAGAGCGAAATCCTACCCCGGCCTACGCCGAGATGGAGGAAAAAATAATCAATGAGGTGAACAGGCTCTGCATCGGCCCCGCCGGCATCGGCGGAACCGTCACAGCTATTGATGCGCGCATAGAGGCGCGTCCCACTCACATAGCGGGAATGCCTGTCGCTGTGAATCTCTGCTGCCACGCGCTGCGCCACGCGCGTGGGACGCTTGACGGGAGATGCGAAAATGAGTGA